The following are from one region of the Stenotrophomonas lactitubi genome:
- the dapF gene encoding diaminopimelate epimerase has translation MSKAGSNGLRFSKMHGAGNDFVVIDLRDGTPPPTPELAARLADRHTGVGCDQILTVEPPRAEGSVASYRIWNADGSNSEQCGNGARCIAAWLVREGSAQGDRFVIDSPLASHAVDVLGDGQYAVAMGVPLFEPAQVPLIGFAHPREEYLLPLQGETVRFAAVSMGNPHAVIEVGLVDAAPVERVGGLLQQHASFPKSVNVGFAQVMGPEHVRLRVFERGVGETLACGSGACAAAVTLMHRGRLQRDARISLPGGDLRIQWPGDGQPVVMAGPTAFVFEGEWIA, from the coding sequence ATGAGTAAGGCCGGTAGCAACGGCCTGCGCTTCAGCAAGATGCACGGCGCGGGCAACGATTTCGTAGTGATCGACCTGCGCGACGGCACCCCGCCGCCCACCCCGGAACTGGCCGCACGCCTGGCCGACCGCCATACCGGCGTCGGCTGCGACCAGATCCTGACCGTCGAGCCGCCGCGCGCCGAAGGCTCGGTCGCCTCATACCGCATCTGGAACGCCGATGGTTCCAATTCCGAGCAGTGCGGCAACGGCGCGCGCTGCATCGCTGCCTGGCTGGTACGCGAGGGCAGTGCGCAGGGCGATCGCTTCGTGATCGACAGCCCGCTGGCCAGCCACGCCGTGGATGTCCTCGGCGATGGCCAGTACGCGGTGGCGATGGGCGTGCCGCTGTTCGAACCGGCGCAGGTGCCGCTGATCGGCTTCGCCCACCCGCGCGAGGAATACCTGCTGCCACTGCAGGGTGAGACCGTGCGCTTCGCGGCGGTGTCGATGGGCAATCCACACGCGGTGATCGAAGTGGGCCTGGTCGACGCCGCACCGGTCGAGCGCGTGGGCGGATTGCTGCAGCAGCATGCCTCGTTCCCGAAGTCGGTGAACGTGGGCTTCGCGCAGGTGATGGGCCCGGAACATGTGCGCCTGCGCGTGTTCGAGCGCGGCGTGGGTGAAACCCTCGCCTGCGGCAGTGGCGCCTGCGCGGCTGCGGTGACCCTGATGCATCGCGGCCGCCTGCAGCGCGATGCGCGCATCAGCCTGCCCGGTGGCGACCTGCGCATCCAGTGGCCGGGCGATGGCCAGCCGGTGGTGATGGCGGGCCCGACCGCATTCGTCTTCGAAGGGGAGTGGATCGCATGA
- the lptM gene encoding LPS translocon maturation chaperone LptM — MNIPHRNVILIPLAAASLLFLAACGNKGPLVLPQKPVPVEETVEPAADADTTPAATQSTGDGSPSVTPDPAKKVDDGNE; from the coding sequence ATGAACATCCCCCATCGCAATGTCATCCTGATTCCGCTGGCAGCGGCCTCGCTGCTGTTCCTCGCCGCATGCGGCAACAAGGGCCCGCTGGTGCTGCCGCAGAAGCCGGTGCCGGTGGAAGAAACCGTCGAACCGGCCGCTGATGCCGACACCACGCCCGCTGCCACCCAGAGCACCGGTGACGGCAGTCCGTCGGTAACCCCGGACCCGGCCAAGAAGGTGGACGACGGGAATGAGTAA
- a CDS encoding YbaN family protein — MSLPEPPATKNLPAPTRPVRFRWAWWLLAYASLGTGIVGIFVPGLPTTVFILISAWAASRGSERLHGWLLQHPRFGPAIANWQAHGAVSRYGKWMATITMAVCAGIMLWCVPVAWVKWFSIGSMTVVAIWLWTRPLPPAD; from the coding sequence ATGAGCCTGCCCGAACCGCCCGCCACCAAGAACCTGCCAGCGCCCACCCGGCCGGTGCGGTTCCGTTGGGCGTGGTGGCTGCTGGCCTATGCCAGCCTGGGCACCGGCATCGTCGGCATCTTCGTGCCGGGGCTGCCCACCACCGTATTCATCCTGATCTCGGCCTGGGCCGCCTCGCGCGGCTCCGAGCGCCTGCACGGCTGGCTGCTGCAGCACCCGCGCTTCGGCCCGGCCATCGCCAACTGGCAGGCACATGGTGCGGTCAGCCGCTACGGCAAATGGATGGCCACGATCACCATGGCGGTGTGTGCCGGCATCATGCTGTGGTGCGTGCCGGTGGCCTGGGTGAAGTGGTTCTCCATCGGCAGCATGACCGTGGTGGCGATCTGGCTGTGGACCCGTCCGCTGCCGCCGGCCGATTGA
- a CDS encoding S9 family peptidase has protein sequence MKSTLCLLLASLMTSTATAATPPVPPDVEKRPHVVKAPFGATRNDDYYWLRDDKREDKAMLAYLQAENAYADQLLAPLKPLEDALYGEIVGRIKQDDASVPARERGYWYYSRYETGQDYPIHARRKASMDAPEEVLLNVNTMAAGKGYFSVGSMEVSQDNQLLAWADDDVGRRQYVIRFKDLRTGAVLPDTITGTSGDLVWADDNRTVLYVENDPETLLTVRVKKHVLGTPASADTVVYEEKDDSFYMGIGRTRDDRFITIGVHSTVSSEERYAPASDPATFTVLAPRQRDVEYDADHYDGRWVIRTNDGAKNFKLVTAPTDATSRAQWKDWIAHDDAVFIEGFELFDTYTAIAERSEGLERIRLLFKDGRNDYVKADEPAYSMGLGDNTEADTTWLRYVYTSMTTPTTVYELNTTNGERRQLKQQPVIGYDASKYETDRVWITARDGVKVPVSLVYRKGYKKDGTGALFQYAYGSYGMSMDPYFNQTAVSLLDRGVVYAIAHIRGGQEMGRDWYENGKLLHKQNTFNDFIDVTRGLVAQGWAAKDRVAASGGSAGGLLMGAIANQAPQDYRVLVAQVPFVDVVTTMLDPTIPLTTNEYDEWGNPEQKPYYEYMLSYSPYDNVKKQAYPSLFVGTGLWDSQVQYWEPAKWVAKLRDDNTGHFPILFRTNMEAGHGGKSGRFQRYRELSESYAFVLQQLGIETPVAGAATE, from the coding sequence ATGAAATCCACTCTCTGCCTGTTGCTTGCGAGCCTGATGACCAGCACCGCTACCGCCGCCACCCCGCCCGTTCCGCCGGATGTTGAGAAGCGTCCGCACGTGGTCAAGGCGCCGTTCGGCGCGACCCGCAACGATGACTATTACTGGCTGCGCGACGACAAGCGCGAGGACAAGGCCATGCTGGCCTACCTGCAGGCCGAGAACGCCTATGCCGACCAGCTGCTGGCACCGCTGAAGCCGCTGGAGGATGCGCTGTACGGCGAGATCGTCGGCCGCATCAAGCAGGACGATGCCAGTGTGCCGGCGCGCGAGCGCGGCTACTGGTACTACAGCCGCTACGAAACCGGCCAGGACTATCCCATCCATGCGCGCCGCAAGGCCAGCATGGACGCGCCGGAGGAAGTCCTGCTCAACGTCAACACGATGGCTGCCGGCAAGGGTTATTTCAGCGTCGGCTCGATGGAGGTCAGCCAGGACAACCAGCTGCTGGCCTGGGCCGATGATGACGTGGGCCGCCGCCAGTACGTCATCCGCTTCAAGGACCTGCGCACCGGCGCGGTGCTGCCGGACACGATCACCGGCACCTCCGGCGACCTGGTCTGGGCCGACGACAACCGCACCGTGCTGTATGTCGAGAACGATCCGGAAACCCTGCTGACCGTGCGGGTGAAGAAGCACGTGCTGGGCACCCCGGCCAGTGCCGACACCGTCGTCTACGAAGAAAAGGACGACAGCTTCTACATGGGCATCGGCCGCACCCGAGACGATCGCTTCATCACCATCGGCGTGCACAGCACCGTGTCCTCCGAAGAGCGCTACGCGCCGGCCAGCGACCCGGCCACGTTCACCGTGCTCGCCCCGCGCCAGCGCGACGTGGAGTACGACGCCGACCACTACGACGGCCGCTGGGTGATCCGCACCAACGATGGTGCGAAGAACTTCAAGCTGGTCACCGCACCGACCGATGCCACCTCGCGCGCGCAGTGGAAGGACTGGATCGCCCATGACGATGCGGTGTTCATCGAAGGCTTCGAACTGTTCGATACCTACACCGCCATCGCCGAACGTTCCGAAGGCCTGGAGCGCATCCGCCTGCTGTTCAAGGACGGTCGCAACGACTACGTGAAGGCTGACGAACCGGCCTATTCGATGGGCCTGGGCGACAACACCGAGGCTGACACCACTTGGCTGCGCTACGTCTACACGTCGATGACCACGCCGACCACGGTGTACGAACTGAACACCACCAACGGCGAACGTCGCCAGCTGAAGCAGCAGCCGGTGATCGGCTATGACGCCTCGAAGTACGAGACCGACCGGGTGTGGATCACCGCGCGCGACGGGGTGAAGGTGCCGGTGTCGCTGGTCTATCGCAAGGGCTACAAGAAGGATGGCACCGGCGCGCTGTTCCAGTACGCCTACGGCAGCTACGGCATGTCGATGGACCCGTACTTCAACCAGACTGCGGTGAGCCTGCTCGACCGTGGCGTGGTGTATGCCATCGCCCACATCCGCGGCGGCCAGGAAATGGGCCGCGACTGGTACGAAAACGGCAAGCTGCTGCACAAGCAGAACACCTTCAACGACTTCATCGACGTCACCCGTGGCCTGGTTGCACAGGGCTGGGCGGCGAAGGATCGTGTCGCCGCGTCTGGTGGCAGTGCCGGTGGCCTGCTGATGGGCGCCATCGCCAACCAGGCGCCACAGGACTACCGCGTGCTGGTGGCGCAGGTGCCGTTCGTGGACGTGGTCACCACCATGCTCGACCCGACCATCCCGCTGACCACCAACGAGTACGACGAGTGGGGCAACCCCGAGCAGAAGCCGTACTACGAGTACATGCTGTCCTACTCGCCCTACGACAACGTGAAAAAGCAGGCCTATCCGTCGCTGTTCGTGGGTACCGGCCTGTGGGATTCGCAGGTGCAGTACTGGGAGCCGGCCAAGTGGGTGGCCAAGCTGCGTGATGACAACACCGGCCACTTCCCGATCCTGTTCCGCACCAACATGGAAGCCGGCCACGGCGGCAAGTCCGGGCGCTTCCAGCGTTACCGCGAATTGTCCGAGTCGTATGCGTTCGTGCTGCAGCAGCTGGGCATCGAAACGCCGGTTGCCGGCGCTGCGACGGAATGA
- a CDS encoding pyridoxal phosphate-dependent aminotransferase codes for MSTLPHTPGYSRRSHEIAPFHVMSLLARAQALEQAGHDVIHLEIGEPDFTTAEPVVRAGQAALAAGHTRYTAARGLPALRQAISGFYRSHYGLDIDPERILVTPGGSGALLLASSLLVDPGRHWLLADPGYPCNRHFLRLVEGGAQLVPVGPETAYQLTPSLVQQHWNADSVGALVASPANPTGTVLSADELAALSASLHARGGHLVVDEIYHGLTYGLDAASVLQVDDSAFVLNSFSKYFGMTGWRLGWLVAPPAAVPDLEKLAQNLYISASSIAQHAALACFSEEAMAIFEQRRQAFQQRRDFLLPALRELGFRIEVEPQGAFYLYADVSAFTDDAQAFCAHFLETEHVAFTPGLDFGFHRSNQHVRLAYTQEVPRLQDAVDRIARGLKHFR; via the coding sequence ATGAGTACCCTGCCCCACACGCCGGGCTACAGCCGGCGCAGCCACGAAATCGCTCCCTTCCATGTGATGTCCCTGCTGGCCCGCGCTCAGGCGCTGGAACAGGCCGGTCACGATGTGATCCATCTGGAGATTGGCGAACCGGACTTCACCACTGCCGAGCCGGTCGTGCGTGCCGGCCAGGCGGCGCTGGCCGCCGGCCACACCCGCTACACCGCCGCACGCGGGCTGCCCGCCCTGCGCCAGGCGATCAGCGGCTTCTATCGCAGCCACTACGGCCTGGATATCGACCCCGAACGCATCCTGGTCACGCCGGGCGGCTCCGGCGCGCTGCTGCTGGCCAGCAGCCTGCTGGTCGACCCGGGCCGCCACTGGCTGCTGGCCGATCCCGGCTATCCCTGCAACCGCCACTTCCTGCGACTGGTGGAAGGTGGCGCGCAGCTGGTGCCGGTGGGACCGGAAACGGCCTATCAGCTGACCCCTTCGCTGGTGCAGCAGCACTGGAACGCCGACAGCGTCGGCGCGCTGGTGGCATCACCGGCAAATCCCACCGGCACCGTGCTGTCAGCCGATGAACTGGCGGCACTGTCGGCGTCGCTGCATGCGCGCGGCGGCCACCTGGTGGTCGACGAGATCTATCACGGCCTGACCTATGGCCTGGATGCAGCGAGCGTGCTGCAGGTGGACGACAGCGCGTTCGTGCTGAACAGCTTCTCCAAATACTTCGGCATGACCGGCTGGCGACTGGGTTGGCTGGTGGCGCCGCCGGCGGCAGTACCCGACCTGGAGAAGCTGGCGCAGAACCTGTACATCAGCGCCTCGAGCATCGCCCAGCATGCAGCCCTTGCCTGTTTCAGCGAAGAGGCGATGGCGATCTTCGAGCAGCGCCGCCAGGCCTTCCAGCAGCGCCGCGACTTCCTGCTGCCGGCCCTGCGCGAACTGGGCTTCCGCATCGAAGTGGAGCCGCAGGGTGCGTTCTACCTGTACGCCGACGTCAGCGCGTTCACCGATGACGCGCAGGCGTTCTGTGCGCACTTCCTGGAGACCGAGCACGTGGCATTCACCCCGGGCCTGGATTTCGGTTTCCATCGATCGAACCAGCACGTGCGCCTGGCCTATACCCAGGAAGTGCCGCGGTTGCAGGACGCGGTGGACCGTATCGCGCGCGGGTTGAAACATTTCCGGTAG